From the genome of Henningerozyma blattae CBS 6284 chromosome 8, complete genome:
TCTTGCTCCGCCGCATAATTCTTTTGTGCCAACATCTGTTGATGTACCATCaatagaagaaataaaCTTTGAGGcaaatttattcattaaatctaaaattaaatttgctTTATTTTCTGTTGTTTGTCCAACACTAACTCCATAGGAAACCAATTCTTGCTCAGTTTGTCCAattaaagtatttaaacGTGTCTTAATATCAGGCAACTTTACTTtaatatgatttattaaaatttgatttagaatttttgcTAAATATCTTGTACCACAtctatttgaaattgttcTATAGATAGGATGCCTATTAAAgtaattttcttcattttccaAACTTTCACGAACTGACTTATTCAGTGTAATGTCTTGTTGAGAGCGGTTTACAACACCAACAAACCCTAGTTTTAATGGATAGAGTTTTCCAGAAAGAATATCTAAGGCATTTGTACCAGAATCCATCAAATCCAATTTAGTAATGACACCTATAGTTCTTTTCCCTTGTGGATCTACTTCTCTTGCAAGCTTTAATGATTCAGAATTGACTAGGTCCACGTTTGCTGGTGATACGGCTAAAATTATACAATTAGGCGATGCAATATATTCCAAAATCAAGTTCTTAATTTGTTTCTCAATATCAGGTGGCTGTTCACCAATTGGAACCTTAGTGATCCCAGGAAGATCTACTAAAGTTAGGTTGAGAACATAAGGCGAGTGTATCTTCAAATTGATTGGAAGATTACTAATACTTTTATTAGAACCCGCAATCCTTTGAGTTTCTTCTTCGATCTCTTTTCTTACTTCTTCGAaatcataatatttatGACCAGGGTTATGTAAGAACTCTGCCCattcatttgaattaatacttttttttgttccCAAAGATGGCAAACTTTTAATGGAACCAGTAGTATAATCATTAGTAGTGTTAGTATCCGAACTAGAGGAAGATGGATGCGTTTGACCAACATCCTTATCCATAGAACTATCATGAACTTCATCCTGAATAGtatttatcaattgtaGTACTAATGGACGTCTGGTTACAATACCTGTACCCCTAGGTAAAAAATCTTTACCCACCAATGTTTCGAGAATAGAGGATTTACCCGATGATTGCGAACCAACAACAGCTAAAATTGGAAGATCAAGGGTATCAATACCAGAATCATACATTACATCCTGTAATTTGTTTACAGTTGGAATCAAATCTTGTAGTGATGCCATGGTATAAGATAAATAgcaaattaaaataatgaacGATTAGGAATAATGAGCTGGCTTCGTGTGTTATTTTATAAGTaagttatatataaatgacTCAACTCTCACCACAGTTCTCCGTATCTCTATTTGACTATCTGAATGTCTATCTATCTATATATCTATCCATCTATCTATCTAtctatctatatatatatattcatgAACTTGTCACGAAAGAAACAGACTTTTTACTGTCGAGCTCTATAGTTTCTAGGCTAGAGGCTAGGTAGATGGAAATTCATCGGAGTGGATCAACAACCATCATTTGCAAAACGGATCGCATTATGTTTacagtattatttttacccGAAATAACTCGGGtttcaaaagaagaattcCTGTAAGGTAATGAAAATCTAATACCCGAAACTAGTGACACAAATTTATTGTTCGTAGAATATTGTGACGgtgaataaaaatatgagGGCAAAATTAATCTACAAGTAACAGAATTATAAATGCTTCTTAAGGTGGAAAATCGAAGGTAGTGGAATCattgattaaattatttaatgagACCCGAgggaaattattttgaagtacaaaagaattatatatCGCTAGCGAATAATTTGacttaaatgataaaattcgtagttaatatttataaatttgtcTAATATACAGGATGCTTATAGAAGTAAAAATGAGAACAAAATGAACATTATATACAATTATCAGAGAATGTatcataataattgaatgCAAAATGAAAAGAACAAAGTAGTTGTAAGGTCTAGTAGCTAGAGGAAGCATAAGCTACCTTCATAAATCTAACAATTGATTAGTTCAAGAGCTTGTAAGTATACTTTAGTACATTGCTTACCTTGGCTTTCATCATATAAGTTATAGAAATTACCGGACAAACATTGGTAAAAAACATCGTTAGCACCTATGGCCAAGTTACCCTGTGGTGTGATAGACCAACCTGCAGCGTAGATAGCACCAGCTTGTGGTGGTGGCCCATCAAATTGGAATTGTCTATTAGCGACAATAGAACCCACTCTACCTTTAGAGTCTAATAATAtacctttttttaaagtcATAGCCAAAGTACCCTCATTCATACAGGCTTGAGCAGCAAAAAAGGCATCCTCTGAACTTTGAGCTACAGAGGTAGAAGTTGCCGTTGTAGCTGAACTGGATTTCCCATCCAAAGTAGTTGTCTTTTTAGTAGACAATTCATCTGTTTGGGAAATAGAATCTCTCTTAGCTTTCTCAGTTGAAGGAGTAGATGTAGAGGTTGCCAATGGAAGAACTGCTATACCAAAAATGCCAGTGTAATCGGTCATAGCACTAGTGTATGTAGCATTTGGAGTCAAGGTAGACCATGGCTCGGATGGTTTGTAGGCAGCAAAAGCGCTAGAAACAAAGACAAAAGAGGATAAAACAGTTCTGTATTGCATTTTATTGAACTTTAGAGTGTATAATAGGAAAGTGAGGGAAATGAGACGTTAACAGTAGTTGTACTCGGTGGTGGTTTTTATTGGAATTAATTACAAGATGGTTTCCTACATTTTCAATTACTCTTgcctatatatattaatattcttgACTGTCTCAACATAGATCAACGCATAAAAACAAAGTTGCATCAGCTATGGCTGATGGTAACGTTATTAATAGCTCTCCATCGTATTTTTCAGCCTATAAAAACAGGGTTCAAGCCAGCAACCAGCGCGAGAATGATTCCGATTCGGGACGCGTTTTAATTTCTAGTTTGGATTTTCGCGACCCCAGACATTCTCGTATAACACTTGAAGCTTATATAAGCTGAACTCATGCAGCTGAGGCttagttattattagttattAACAAGTG
Proteins encoded in this window:
- the TBLA0H02860 gene encoding uncharacterized protein, encoding MQYRTVLSSFVFVSSAFAAYKPSEPWSTLTPNATYTSAMTDYTGIFGIAVLPLATSTSTPSTEKAKRDSISQTDELSTKKTTTLDGKSSSATTATSTSVAQSSEDAFFAAQACMNEGTLAMTLKKGILLDSKGRVGSIVANRQFQFDGPPPQAGAIYAAGWSITPQGNLAIGANDVFYQCLSGNFYNLYDESQGKQCTKVYLQALELINC
- the DNM1 gene encoding dynamin-related GTPase DNM1 (similar to Saccharomyces cerevisiae DNM1 (YLL001W); ancestral locus Anc_5.218), with protein sequence MASLQDLIPTVNKLQDVMYDSGIDTLDLPILAVVGSQSSGKSSILETLVGKDFLPRGTGIVTRRPLVLQLINTIQDEVHDSSMDKDVGQTHPSSSSSDTNTTNDYTTGSIKSLPSLGTKKSINSNEWAEFLHNPGHKYYDFEEVRKEIEEETQRIAGSNKSISNLPINLKIHSPYVLNLTLVDLPGITKVPIGEQPPDIEKQIKNLILEYIASPNCIILAVSPANVDLVNSESLKLAREVDPQGKRTIGVITKLDLMDSGTNALDILSGKLYPLKLGFVGVVNRSQQDITLNKSVRESLENEENYFNRHPIYRTISNRCGTRYLAKILNQILINHIKVKLPDIKTRLNTLIGQTEQELVSYGVSVGQTTENKANLILDLMNKFASKFISSIDGTSTDVGTKELCGGARIYYIYNDIFGASLKSINPTSNLSVLDIRTAIRNSTGPRASLFVPELAFDLLIKPQIQLLLDPSLRCVELVYEELMKISNSGALPELNRYPKLQAKLVEVVCDLLRERLGPTCTYVESLINIHKSYINTNHPNFVNAADVMADIIKTRKNVSKRILSDTSLTINDTDIKDGNKGAAGGMFSNSIVQPGDDISKASFIDEVDSTTGGVETSKDSFLNYFFGKDSKNGKDGFQPANENNLPFSNAHSNSINIQQLSQGLNSGSFIDSDTDNEFVLTEKEELECELMRRLIDSYFSIIRQMIRDQVPKAIMCFMVNFCKETVQNRLVTTLYKESMFNELLVEDELIAQDREKCLNLLETYKKASAIINNIM